The window caaaaaaaatttattttttgctgCGCATCTGATCACATACACTTCCTTAATTATGCAGAAAGAAGTTAAAGATGGCAAGATCAACTCAGTATTACTACACCTAAAAGAAAACCCAAATGCTAAGATGGAAGATGCAGTTGACTACATACAAAACCTAATTGAAGGAGCTAAAATGAAGTTACTTGAACATGCATTAATTGATGGAGATGATGATAATTTAACAAGAACTTGTAAACTGTTACACTTATCAACCCTAAAAGCCTTTCAAATGTTCTTCAATTCTGCCAATTATTTTGACACAAAAGATTCTCTTCTAAATGACATCAATAGAGCAATCTTTGTTCCTTTTCAACATGATTCTACTCCTATGAATCTTCCTTCTAAGCCATTATCACTTCCTTCTCCACAAACAAAAAAGGATTTGGTGATCAATTCTTGGTACAAAATAGACATGAGAAACTATGATAAAAGGCCAAAGTTTACAATGCATGGTGTTCCTAATTTGGCAAGTCATCAATTGAACAAAAAGGTTTTACCATTCTATGGCTTTCGTTTCGCCCTTGAAAGTCGTCGTTGGTGAAAAAATACGATTTTATTGCTATATCACAATAATGTTTATGaaacaacttttaaaattttgatgattCCAATAATATTAATCTAAATATACGGTCACGATCTGATGACAATGGGCGAAATAAAAGATTTAGATACGTACCTTATTAATGTGATTAATTGTATGTGTTGTTATAGATATAACCTATGTATATTAATGGCTTTTATTGTGTTGTGTTTGAATTCTAAAAAGAATGtgtaacaaaaaaaatctaGTATGAGAAAAGATGGTGTAAATTTGCTATTTTAATGCAATTAATTATTGTAATGTATGTTGAACTtatactaaataattttttttgaattattaacAAAACAGTTATCCTAATTActttcctttttcatttttataggCTATTACTTTGTCcagatttttttttagaaaattttagatTAAATAGAACAATTTCTGATAAACGAACGATAGATTAAAAAGTTAAAGATAATTACTGATTTTCAAAATCTACCACATCAACTTTACACTAACAGGAGGTTTTGTCGTCTGTCGTTAATTATCCAAACTCACCTAATTAAACTCAAGTTTACACACTATTATCAAATGAGAAAATGAAGGGAGTAAGTGTTTGTGATACTCCGAATTAAGCTTTAGAAAAAGTATTGATAGACTACTTATATCAATAAAGTACATTCTTTTTTTAGGAAGCTTATTTGCTAAAAACTGCACGGTTAATCGTGTTTGGTGGAGAGTagtcttaggatgggtgacctcctgaaAAGTTTTCCTAGACGCGCACGAGTGAAGTCAAAATGTGCTAAATAGAGTTGCGTTGGTCTATAGGGCTCTATAGTCTCCATGAGTATTCACCATTGATCCGTTAAGCCGGGGTGTTATTATAACtagtttaatttaaaaatagctACTTATCAGTGATATGTTGTGTAAATGTGATGATTATTAGTTgcttattaaagaaaaattaattataaagagAAAATGCAATAAAAAGGATACTAATAGCAGTGTTTTAATTAttgcttaaattttttttaacaaatactattttttttaattgtttgatgaactaaaaaatcacaaattaaataaCATGCCAAGTTTATAGAAGTATTTTATAGCTTCAATCATTAACAAAGCCACAATAAGACTATAGTTGACTTCagaataatcacaaataatctaCTCTATTATACTATGGGAATAAATAATAGTTTTAGTGTTCTCATTCTTAGAAAAGGACGTGtatttgactctcttttcactCCCCGTGTATTTCGGgtgtttcatttgattatgtaattTGTTTAATggactaatttaatttttaatatatctagttatatacttatatataataaaaggttataaaaatttgatattaataattattgcaataagacgaattaaataagatctccCTTAATTATATGttaacctataaattaaaatttaatcacaaattcaaagtaatgaatgaataatgttatttttattaatgttgcaactaatatggaAAGAAGGAAGTATTATATATAATgcatttatttaatttctaaaatatctaGTTATATAtagctaaaaattataaaatcttaattttaataaactttacattaaaatcaattaaataaaatatcactctatattttaatttataaattaataataaaatataattttaatggaTAAGTAAAGAATGTCTGAGGGGACTTAAGTGAATGACAGAGAAAATATActtaatttcttttcttttggaTCACCAAATAGACTAAAAGTAGGGTTAGGTCGGTATGATTCTGCAATATTGACGATTTGACGGTAATACACTAAGCTTGACAAAATTTAATCctcaaatattttatttcactGGAGTACATAGTAGGAAAAATCCAATGTTAGATCCACCTTCAATATTAATTAGGATTATAGATGTTCAAAATAGAtttaataatttgatatttatctGAAATTATAATTACATTCGATTTGAtagacttaaaaataaatttacaattatttaaaaatgaatataGACACAAATctaatttcaaatcaaaaagCTTAAATAACATATCTTCCCCTGTATTCCTATCTTCAATCCAACCAATCattcaaacccacaaaaatcaaaCCTCCAAATACCCACAAATCAAATTACACACCTTttttaaaccctaatttcaaaactcaatcTTTCCTTCAATCAAGAACATATGAAAGATCAAGAACAACAAACCCAAATCCAACCCAAAATCCCTTTTCCTCATTACTGGGGTTCGATTCCAGAAGATGAATACCACACCCAACAAAAGATCAAATCTTTCAAATCCTACTACACTACACCCACTGGTAAATCTCTCTTTACAAGATCATGGCATCCTCTCTCCCCTCCACGTGGCATCATCTGTATGGTTCATGGTTATGGTAATGACATCAGCTGGACTTTCCAATCCACCCCAATTTTCCTTGCTCAAAATGGGTTTTCCTGTTTTGCTCTAGATTTACCTGGTCATGGTCAATCTGAAGGTCTAAAAGCATTTGTACCAAATCTTGATGAAGTTATAGATTGTTGTATTTCATATTTcaattcaattctaaaaaacCCAGAATTTGAAAATCTTCCTAGATTTTTGTTTGGTGAATCAATGGGTGGAGCAATCTGTTTGTTAATCAGCTTAAAAATACCAAATTTATTCAAAGGTTCAATCTTGATTGCACCCATGTGCAAAATCTCAGATAAAGTAAAACCCAGATGGCCAATTCCTGAAATTCTTACATTAATTGGTAAATTTATGCCTACTTTAGCAATTGTACCAACACCTGATATATTAGATAAGTCTGTTAAAGTTCCTGAGAAGAAAAAAATAGCTGTGATGAATCCTGTAAGGTATAGTGGGAAACCAAGATTAGGGACAGTTATTGAATTATTAAGGGTTACTGGTTATTTAAGTGGGAAATTAAAGGATGTTATAATTCCATTTATTGTTCTTCATGGAAGTGATGATGTTGTTACTGATCCAAATGTAAGTAGAGATCTTTATGAAGAAGCTAAGAGTGAAGATAAGACTATTAGGATTTATGATGGAATGTTTCATTCTTTGTTGTTTGGAGAGACTGATGAGAATGTTGAACTTGTAAGGAAGGATATACTTCATTGGTTGAGTGTAAGATGCAATAGTATATCTCCAGAAGCGCCCAAAAATCAAtacaactaaaagtttaagttgatgatgATAGACCCTtatattttatatgctctatGAGGTATCCTAATATGAGagtctttttttttcttgtatacTATATTATTAaggttaaaattttgaaaattatttgtttttgtgattgttaaattgttaatttgcTAAATATAATTATAGTTATCGTATTGATAGAGAATTTatcaatttaaatatatttgtttgagTGAAGTTGTTTTGTGATTTTGCCTtctttaatttcattaaaagttgccTTCTCTAATTTGGGAAattgttggtttatgtgattTTGCCTTCTTTAATTAAACAATCCAATAAGAGATTGAAAGAATATACTATAATTTATGGGTCTTATTAAATTGTTTTATCtagagaaaattatttaaaactaccttttctatacactagtttgcaaaaaactaccttatataaatttttttgcaaaaaactaccttatataatacatttctttgcgAAAGACTACCCTTTAACGTTTTCTTAGGGTTTGACCGTTGAAAGTAACGGTTGACCATCACGTACAAGTCACGTGATGTTTTAAgcctttccttcttcttcatttttgcGATTTCATCACAGGACTACTATGAGCCACCCAAGTCCCAAGCAGGTTCCCTTCAAGATCCACCACCTGCACAATGCCACTTGAATAACCAACCCATATTCTAGAACCGTAAGTAGCAAGAGACTGAACAACAGAAGGATGAAAATGGAGCTCTAGGTGACGATTCCCATTATCATCCCACTGCACAAGATGACCACTACTGCACCCAACCCAAACCATTCCATCTATTGTTGCAACCATTGCTTCAGTTCGTCTATCATCTCCCATAGCCCCCTTGACTGCAGCTCGACGAACCGCGTCAGCAGCACCAAGAATAGGGATTGAAGAAAGTAGAAGAAGAAGGGTTTAAAAGGGTTAAAACATCACATGACttgcacgtgatggtcaaccgtTACTTTCAACGGTCAAACCCTAAGAAAACGTTAAAGGGTAGTCTTTCGCaaaaaaatgtattatataaggtagttttttgcaaaaaaaattatataaggtagttttttgcaaactaGTGTATAGAATTTTatctatttgaattttttacacttttattATGTTATGTTAGAGAGTGCGATCAGTGTGATATTACGTTCGTTTCAGTGAATtagtttcattttgattttttgtattattaaaaatttaagcttaatttgtattttattcttaatctataagctaaaacataatcaagtggaattatttgattttctcaacgcaaggattattaatatcaactttttataatttttagttacgCATCATTAAAGATATTGAGAATCCAATATATGTCTTGACAAACATGCCTAAATAAAACGGGACAAAGTCATTGAAATGAAAGAAGTATGATATTATTGAATTGTTTGGTTAATAATTGTTGCTTGAAGCTCTTGGTTTGTTGATTAGTAAGAAATATAACAGATCTAGTCAACTATTATGAAAAAGCTCGACAAAATTAGTCATTTGTGAGTCTTTTGTTTTAGAGagaaaagtaaattaaaaagcCAAAATCTTATTCTTAACAACTTTGAGTAACACTTTTCAGTTGCTCAAGAAAACAAAAGctattttaaaaatgaaaaatgatatatacagtCTTAATGgttgtatataaaaaaaaatcttgtatttaatttatactccctcttattcatcttaagtgtcccatttactttatgcactctatccaatgcactctatccaatgcacttattcaatccttaataaattgagttatgtataattaaaaattataaaaagttgatattaataatctttacatcaaaacgaatcaaataagatcgcacatgattatgttttaacttatagattaataataaaatgcaatttaagagtgataaatgaacagtatctcaaaagtaaatgggacacctaagctgaataggagggagtataatttaatattatttttattttgaaaatataaacgtttgattatatttaattattttaacatttattctttcttgaaaaaaaagtcattgtataaatcattaattattttcaatttttagattaaattctattgaaaattttaaaaagtattaatgataaagaaaatttaatattttttatttacagtTCTAAGCACCGTAAatattacattaaaaattaataaaaataagtttttaggTATTTACCAATTACACATTGATCATATGTTCTACAATTAATAGCTCTTGGGAATTGGGAGAACCTTTGCCAATGAGTTTTCAGGTTAATGTTGATTTATAAGAGCATGTGATATCCAAAAAAAGGTAATTCAGCATGCAGGCAGCAGGATGTATGTTTACTGTAAGCAGTGTAAAAATTAGagtaaaagtgaaaaaaaaggtCCCACCGAGATTTGAACTCGGGTTACTGGATTCAGAGTCCAATGTCCTAACCACTAGACCATGGGACCAACTTGAAAAGTGAAGTGAGACTAAGTTTAAATagatttaaattttcattttaacatgtacttatatatgtaattatattaaattgtaataataacaataattaaaaatgaggctaaaaaaataaaataaaataaaaatgattgataTTATCAGTGTTTGCAGCCAAGCCAACCTTAATATCAAGTTAAAGACCTCCAAAATGACGATGAATGCTTGTTTATAGTGATcggttaaatattttatttggttaagaaatactaaaaaataataaacatccGTATAAAGTCCAATTTTAATTCGTTGAAATATATGCTTTAGACAAAGAAGAATTAGGTCCATTTAAGAAAAAGTACTCAATGGTCCATTCCTTGGGGTATTTTACCTTGGGAGTTGCTCGTATAATTGGGCTTGTACATATTTATgaatagaaaatttgaataaaataagattatttaacaacttaattccaaaaataagcttcgtgaaaacttaattctcaaaataagtgtTCGTACATCCAAACGtagccttggagtaagtcgctgttactaacagcgaaagacaaaaattaataaataaataaaagccataagtcgctgttactaacagcgacttaggtaGTTGatcagtcaactccttaagtgtTGTTAGTAgcagcgactttaaggttaattGGTCAACTctttaatctcgtaggttggaatgaggaagtagcTGAGAACTGGAAACTTAAAAcacattaagtcgctgttactaacagggacttactccaaggctaaatttgaatgtacggacgcttattttgggaattaatttTCCACGaaccttatttttggaattaagttgttaaaacatcttattttattcaaattttctttttgaatataTCTAATAGTAGCTTATTGGGCCTTTTATAGTATATGGTTTAAAATCACACTAATTCTTCATTGAGGTCATCTCACTGTGAATTGATTTTAATTGGGTCAGctcaaattattttaaaaatgttgATTCCTATAGAAGTGTgaattcaaatttcattattttttatgtcTGTTTTTACTAATGTGCTGCTTGTATGGGCCCGTCTCAtcatgatgagacggtctcTTACAAGACTTGCTGCGTACAGCCCGTCTTTTATGAAATCGTCTTATTGTGAGATgggtctatatatatatatatatatatatatatatatatatatatatatatatatatataagcgataaaatatgaatttccacgtttattttttaaatcgtTTAGAGTGACCCATATAAAGTTGCTTCACACTAAGACGatctcaataaagaattagtgtaCCATAAAATGcgttttatatttgatttaatAGTCTAActgataaaaaaatactattataTACACTTCAATCTTATTAAGAAATGTTATTAAGAGACAATCTCGCATAATACTAACTTAAAAAGGTTTGAGCAGTCAACCAAGGAATGATGGTCTAAACTAGGAAAACGAAAATGAGCAAGAGAACAATAAAGCTTATCAAAGGGGATATGTTTTGGTAATGAAAGACAACAAAACGCGACAACAGTATATCCTTACATTATTGAAAGTTATACATAAATTGAAATGGAAGAAGTGTATCTACACTTAGAAAAGCAAATCACAATTGTTTTGGAGTTAATTTCTCAATAATGTATCTCAATTGaagtatatatactattatttttagaaaaattctcactgtatagaatttttttttaacgaTCTCTCATTCACTTACTTTACCCTATTTATATTCTAtaccaaaaaatattatataaaagaaaaaaatttcaaaatatatattgtttgatTTAATAAGAGAATATATACTACCTTcgtttcaatttacttgcaaaatttgttttttcatgCAGTTTAATGTACTgatttaatcttaaatatctgaaattatatactccctcctattcagctgaactgtcccatttgacttttcacacttgccgaggcaacattttaactcttaatatctcaaattatgcttaattaaaaattataaaaagttgatattaataatccttgtattgagacgaatcaaacaagatcccatatgactatgttttaacttatagattaagagtaaaatacaaattaagagtgataagtgaatagtgccaaaaaaaaatgggacaattcagctgaataggaggtagtataataaaaaaattataaaaattggttattaatgattattgcattgagacgaatcaaacaagatcccacttgactatgttttaacttatagattaaacaCAAATCACAAACTAAGGATGATGAGTAAATAGtgcaatatttttaatgttgcTAGTAATttagaacggagaaagtatataattgttgaaaacttttccatccaatcaaacaagagataaataataaatttatgcattttttatttgaaaaacaattttcatatcaaactatttataaaaaatcgTCTTGTCAAAATGAAGTCTCTCTTAATTGAAGTATgagaatttaaatatattaaatatggtAAAATCTAATTAAATTCGTTTCAAATTCTAAATTTTTGTGATTCATCAGGACCACTCGTCACTCTAAATTTGTGACCGACAAACATGGCTTCAGCAAACATCACTATTCAAACCAAAATGAATCTTTTACAGTTTTATTTAGAGTAGATCGAGGCATCGAGCATTCACCTCTGTATACAACTTTgctactatttttattttcgtttTATGTTACATATTTAGTCAAATTACTCGAGTCATGGTATAGGGAGACTCTAGCATAGATTCGTCCACCAATCAAAGACTGAcacataaaaatagtaatttttttttttttttttttttttttgtgtatagGTTAAGTTGAGAGATGGGAAATGATATAGAAAAATGGTATATATTTCAAGCCTTGAATCGAGAAAAAACCCGTCATGATTAATTAAGAGGTAGTGTATTTCTATGAATGAAGgctgattttcatttttcagtAAATATTCTCTTGTATCTGTGCATACATTCATGGGCATTGGCAATTTGGCATGAACTAACGAAATGGATTTATATGAACAAATGGTAATAAGGCAGGCAGCAGCAGTACACCAAATCATACAGCAAATCTTTCCTTTTCTAATCTGTTTCTGTTATTACACCCACATGGAATTATGAAGATTGGAGAATAGTCCATAATATATCATATTCATATCCGTGAGCTCATGAGATGTTAGTATGTTACTCTACTATCTAGTCTCTTTCAATGAATGTTCAAAACTTTGTctcatttttccttttcttttttttttttaatttgactaTTGATTGGAGATAATTTCAATTCAATTCTCGAGTTCTAAaagtttgtttggttttggaattaCAAGGTAATCTAAACGAAAGGTAAGACGAGAcgaaaattgaaatttatagcttaattaattgaaataattatCATCCTATAGCTATTATTAGGAAATACTCTTATGACttgaaattttcttttgtttgttttttacaTACTCTTTGAGTCTTCATTTAGACACTATTTCTAGACTTTTAATAATACAATATAAGTATATAATCGTAAAAATTGATGTAAAATAAtgggaataaaatttattttaaaagctCGActgatataaatttaattattttacatagtattaaaaattaaaattaagtcaCGATTTAAGTTAACTTACCTCTTATATTGagtgaaatatttaaaataggGATGAGGGTTAGAAGATTAATCAGTTCATTGATGCATGCTTTGACAAAAGCCTTATCATACAACATTCAGAGTCGGTCAACACATGTGACAAAGGGCAGCAATGAATGCCAAGGACCCAACATCACATAATTACGTAGCTGCAAAGCAAGTGTGCAGTACGTAAATGAAAATATGTCGTTCAAATTGACGAAAATTGCGTTTTCATGTACAATTTCGATTTGGCACATAAGGTAGaaaatttgatataataaattaaagtaatgagATATTCAGAATATTTGTAATAgcttatatttataataacataaaaatataggTAAAGTAAAAGAGGCAACACATTGTTATGAATTGCTTATCTATAAAAATAACACCCGATCTTATAATAGATACGATTCACAAAGCTAACAACCAATAAAAAGATAGCGGCATGAAATTCAAAGGAGAATCATGTTGTTGCAAAATAGTAACACAAATATGATAACAATAAATGAAAAAGTTATTGGAAAATAATGTGtctaaaaaggaaagaaaagagaaatataAAGAAGAAACACTCTTATACACCACTAGTCCACTACTAATGCtcgtaaaaataaaaatatatatatataaaatgtaaaaatgGTGGAgccatataaaaaataaaaatagtcaaaATTCATTATGgaagactaaaataaaatatttcacaaATTAAGATATATAGACGAGTagtatttttgtttaatttagaCATTCAACATGGCTATGGcctttcaaaaagaaaaaggattcTCTTTGTGAAAAAATATGATCACTTGCCTACTTTCTGGTGAGGACAAGAAAATCTATTACTTCCAcacataaacaaacaaaaaaaaaattagtcataataataataataataatataaagcaCCATAATCattaggagggagtatttcaaTCTTGTGATCTTCTCTACCATTGACTAATTGACTTCCATATTATATACTTCAAGTCTCCAACCTATGATTAAGGTGATTGTGATATAttagtattatattttaaatttattcaacaatattcttctcatttaaaacatttcactaTAAACACtgtttgattatgatttttgagAGATACAAAACATATAATATTCATAAGAGATCTTGTTAAATTTGTCTTAATATATgctttattatcatttttttataattttttattattttttatgatgcgtcattaaagatattaaggcttaaaaattaatttgaaaactattaaaaaaaataaacgtaaagaaaaaaagaacaaaaggaGTAATTGATactggaaaaaaaatattattaaaaggtAAAAAACCAATTGAATCAACTAACGATGGCAAAACAATATCTAGGCGTTGGTGGATTAATAAGAGCTAGTGTCCATATATAGAATGGAAAAGATAACAAATCTTTATTGAATTCAACTACTGCCATTTGCATTATGCTTTATGCACTATAATGAATGGTTTCTATTAGGATTTTGACTTTGGAGTggatatgaaaaaatatttggGATCTAGGCATAAATTCTTTAAAAGATTTTAAGCTtaagctaaaataaaaataagataaatacagttttttttaaatagtttgaaagtgaaaaaaaatatttttatgtttgaagaatattaattaacttatatAAATCACATTGTACAACTTTATAAGAAGTTGAGGAGGTTTGCTAGGTAAATAACGGTATTTTACCAATTTGCTAAGTCATTTGTAAGTGGCAAGTATTTATTGTgactttaatgaatttgtttatctttttttattttgattattttattagttttttatttatcgttttatggtgatttacaaataacCGTGATTAACTTAAATTTTCTAGAAGTTGAGACCTATCCATTTCCCCCttgagaatttttttatgtaacattatttttatcatatttttattattgataaatacCATCATATTCAATCTATTTTCCCTTTATTTTATTCACAAATGAACTTGATTATGTAATTTAAGTCTAAATGcagacaaaaaaatttattttcattcaattcAACCActccaatatatttcaatttgaATATAAAACAATGACTCAAATTatgatatacaaaaaaaaaatcaaatttcttaACGTGCAATTTGTGTTTAGAAAAGCCCTTTAACACCTCAGTGAGTAAATAAGGTAAATTTACAATTTTCACTTAATTTAACATTTGTTACTCCTAACAAACCATAAACTTCCCATGAAAAGTTGTGTTTATGACATGATAATTGTAAAATATGGGCCCTTAAACATAAAAGTTGTTTTTCCGATTAGACAATCAAAAAGCGTGATATTGTATTGGTGTTGAACTAATTTCAAATCTGGCATTTAATTTGCCCAAAATTTCCATTTCAGTAGATAAgatgttgcatttatatttttataaataataataacaattccACCATTTATTACTCAatataatcattttttattCATAAATACTCTATAGTTTTAACTTACAATACCCAAGTTTCCGAGCAAAACGATCGGACTATGGAGTATTCTACGTAGGTCTCAAGAAAAACCTTCAGACCTAAATAGAGAAATACTACAAGTACACTATTTGATCAATCAAAATTCATATTTTCTGCacaaaatcaatttttacactatttatcattttatgataatttactTATTTTGGTATCaatttttacactatttatcattttatgataatttatttatttcaattactatacaagaaaaaaaacataattatgtgaaattttattttattcgtctcgccacataattttataaaatcaaacttttataattcTTAATTATGTActaatataactttaaatataaaCGATCCGACAAACGTATTAGATTATGCAAAAATTCATCTGGTGCAGATAATATGCGACGAGaggaaatatataataataacttacTAAAAAGatacaatatttatattaaaacagTTAGTTAACAACATTTATCCCATTTGAAATCAACTCCTGATATTCTATT of the Amaranthus tricolor cultivar Red isolate AtriRed21 chromosome 6, ASM2621246v1, whole genome shotgun sequence genome contains:
- the LOC130815799 gene encoding caffeoylshikimate esterase: MKDQEQQTQIQPKIPFPHYWGSIPEDEYHTQQKIKSFKSYYTTPTGKSLFTRSWHPLSPPRGIICMVHGYGNDISWTFQSTPIFLAQNGFSCFALDLPGHGQSEGLKAFVPNLDEVIDCCISYFNSILKNPEFENLPRFLFGESMGGAICLLISLKIPNLFKGSILIAPMCKISDKVKPRWPIPEILTLIGKFMPTLAIVPTPDILDKSVKVPEKKKIAVMNPVRYSGKPRLGTVIELLRVTGYLSGKLKDVIIPFIVLHGSDDVVTDPNVSRDLYEEAKSEDKTIRIYDGMFHSLLFGETDENVELVRKDILHWLSVRCNSISPEAPKNQYN